ttatttttataaaaacaggtttgatcattatttagttggaaaattatatacatatatattatgtgcaattttatatatatatatatatatatatatgttaattATTCTACTATTGTGtactatttatttatatgtgaTATAATAGTACtgcttattatttttaaattatttcaacttatatatttttatttaaatataatatttcccTTGgcgagaaaaaaaaaattgtatatacttgtaaatatattatacaatatttacacaatttttttcattttaagaAAATTGGATTTTacgatttttttgttattacaATTGAGTTTAAAGAATAGCTATTTTAAGTACATGTAACTTCATATTTTCAACTTTTCAAAATGTCACAAATTAAACTCCTTTTTCAAAATGTAAAGAAGAACGCGTTTAGCATCATGTTTTGGGCCCCCTTAGCAAATTGGGGTTTCGTTATTGCAGGTAATTTCTCTcgtacataaaaaaaaaaaaattatattttacacaataattattatggaATGCTTTTGTAAAAAAGGGATGAAATAGTACCACTGTGTGGatatgtaaaaaagaatttcctttttcctgtttcatttttccttttttcgTTTCCCTTTTAACACAGGATGCAATGACTTAAAGAAACATCCTATGTATGTGTCTGAGAAAATGACATCGGTCTTAGTTGTTTatagtttattatttatgagATATTCGCTAGCAATTAAACCGAAGAATTATTTGCTTTTTGCATGCCATGCTACAAACACACTAGTTCAAAGTACTTTGTTATTTCGCAAGTTAAAATACGATTCAGAGAATAAGATGATGCTAGCAACCaactaaaaatatacctAATCATGTACACAAAGGGAGGGtctaaaaattattcacCTCCCTACCTCCTATGTTTATGTTTCTAATATTTTCACAACACAAACAGTTTATAAATTTGGAAATTTCAAGATCGCTCACCATTGTTATGATATTATGCAATGGtagttttttctttttcacattttttatcgATTTTGTTTAGTATCAACATGCTTACTAACCATTTGGGCAGttgctttattattattttttaagtatatataagacTGCATATTATGAGGAACGCATAAGCAAAGAGCTCAATTTAGTTGCATTTacaatataaatgttttacgtatatatatttatttttcatcattcTTTATagtttgcatatttatttttcatcaatttacagtttgcatatttacttttcatcattttttataaacatgCGATTTATCGATTTTTACTAAATGCTGCTTTCATAGTGAagcatataaaaagttaaataaaaaagggaaagcaaaaaaaaaaagatataccATATGATTTTTGTAAATGCAATTTGCTTTATATagaatatgataaaatatcaaccccctttaaataaattgctTAAGATTgtaaattatcaaataatgcatgctcttataatattatagtatatacgagcataataattttattctactatatattattagcattaattaattatattatacttatatatttttccccCCTATAAAGATTAATCCTTTGAAACCgttggaaaataaaagcatgcaaaataatggaaaaagGAAAggacatataataatgtcATGAAAAAGTATGTAACATATAGTTCcgaaataaaacaaaccCTGTAACCCATTTATAAGatattcgattttttttgtttttcttgGTTATAACATatgcaaattttatatttaaattctttttaattaatcttatttaagaaattttcaatttatatatgtttttccaattttatttacataaatagGAATCAAACacttaataattttatatggcGAATTCTCATTATTATTCTACGTTTTCCTGTTGCTCCCCCTTTTGGGCTTTAATTatgattataaatatatagcaaAACGTGAAacatgcatattatataatatgttgtattatatataattttaatacaaaaaatatatatatatatcccgcgttttattattattttttttttacattttgtcctttataataatcgagatatatgcaaaataaatttttattatatataatatagcttatatattagtaaaataaatatatatacatacatattttttggtgctataaatatttttcataatatatataatatgtagaGTTAATCATATAaggatttaaaaaaacgaaaaaaaaaatattacgaCAATTTTATGAGTTTAAAACAAATCCGTAACTAGTagaataaatttatatttattatattaagctttaaatattttttttatttttttttttataatttttgtatataattatatataggaTATTTTTGTGcaaaacattttttcttaaaatggaaaaaaaaaacattatacTTTAAATgcgtaaataaaaaataaagaacaaaagttaaaaagagacttatttatttgtataaaattcGTTTTTGTTCCTATTTTATgcaaagtatatatatatataacgaAAAATAGTATTTGGGCTTTCttcttaataatatatatatctatatatttttacgtatatattatatagcttaataattatatcaacaaaattaaaggaattatatacttatttattacatatatttgccttaattaaatattatgtacTCTATATAtgacatatatttttaagacCTGTTCTATAATACTTATTTGATTTAACCATTACACGTATGTCATAgttgtttattttaattttataaaaatttatgaaaagttgtatataattagtgctctttttattataaacatttttaattctttttaaaattagcTACGCAATttagtttatattttacaaaaaattattaattatataaagcgaaaaattgttaaactgtttattccattattttaaagataGTATCAAATTGTGCATCCAACGATTAGTGCCGAGGTTGTAGCAAACCTTCAAAGCGGTGCATGTTAGTTACTCTACAGGACAAGTAGACGAAATAAAACTAACAggcataaaatttatttaggGTATTTTGGGAGGGAAGTGTCATCAGAGATTACAAGGTAAGGCCCGAAACGATAGCCAACTGCGATTGTTCACTCGTGCATGTTATATTTCGCCCGTTTCTTCCATTCACAAACTTTGCCGCTTACCTTTTTCAGAGTGCGCAATAACACAAAAGAGAGAGCAAGCAAATGATAGCAGATCCTAGTATGTTATGGCTGGTCATCGCAAGTGGAGTcgcatgtttttttatggcATTTGTAACTGGAGCAAATGATATAGCAAATACATTTAGTACCTCTATAGGATCAAAATCTTtaactataaaaaaagcattattgattgctttttttttcgaagCATTAGGCGCTTCATTATTAGGAGGAACAGTAACAGATTCGATACGTTCAAAAATCATAAATTTTGAAGCATTTTACAATGCACCagaatttttaatgttaGGTATGTTTAGTGCCCTAGTGGGCGCTAGTTTATGGCTAGCTATAGCAACTTGTTTAGGACTCCCCGTATCAACAACACACAGTATTGTAGGGGCTTTACTTGGCTTTGGATTATCAGCAGGTCATACTAATTCAATAAAATGGGGTAAGATTCAAAGTATTGTTATATCATGGTTTGCAGCCCCATTATTAGCAGGAAGTTGCTCAGCTATAGCTTTTAGTACAATGAGAAGTTTaatattaagaaaaaaaaattcctttgaaataattaaaaaatggtattggatattaatttttctcaTAACTCTTCCTTTTAGTGTATTTTTAGTTTATCAGAACCCTATCGTATTAAATAGAGAATGTACaatgaaacaaaataatcaaattgTTTATGCATCTCCATGTTATCTTCAAGATTGGAGTGCCGGTCACGTGGTTTATGCAACCTTAATATCTATAGCTTTATCATTAACATTAACTGCACTCGCTTcagtatttatatatgtcgTATATAACCAACGATTAAAATCTTATGAGTTTAGAAAGcgattatttgaaaatcaAGACATGAATGATatcgaaaaaaatgtaaaaccAAACACAAGTAGTTTAAATTCAGTAGCCTCAACCGAAACACAAATACCACGTTTAAGAGATCAAGCAAACCAAGCTAACAATGAAAATACTATTAGTAACGAACAAATTGAAGTACCAAAGGctgcaaataataataaaaataataaagtagctgtaaaaaatgatattgcACAAACTGAGATTGAAACATTTGATCAAGATACCGAAATTGTTTTTGCAACTTTACAAATTATAAGTGCTATTTTAGGAGTTGTAGCTCAAAGTGCTAACGATACAGCTAATGCTATAGGTCCATTTGCTGCTGtatttaatacatataattcaGGAAttgaacaaaaaattaaagtacaatggtatatattattatttggtgGTTTGTCAATGTCTTTAGGTTTATCTATTTTAGGTTATAGGGTTATTAAAACTGTTGGAATGAAGCTCATTAAAATAACACCATCTAGAGGTTTTACCATTGAACTAATTTCAGGCCTAgttgttttgttttttagtATTTGTGGTATTCCGTTAAGTTCAACACATTGTGCTGTGTCAAGTGTGATTGGACTTGGATTAGTCGAAGCAAAAGTATttgataatgataaaagtGGTAATGCAAATAAGGATATATCAAATGGGCAAGGGAATACAAATGTgggtataaaaaaattattgtgCCCATTCTCCTATCTAAACACATCATGTGtcaatttaaaattattcagAACCATATTTTTGTCATGGATCATCACAGTGTCCTTTTCCGGTAAGGAAATTACACCATTCTACAGTGGCTTATTagcctttttatttttcatgttttgtatttttcatttttttcaaatttttttattatttatttttttacagcTTCCGTCACTGCAGCCATTTTTTCATTCGCTGCCTACACTCCCTCTTACGTAGTTACAAGATCTCCATCTTAAAATGAATTCCTTTTTATACGCAAGTTTATGATGGCATGCTAAAAGACGCTTCCTTATTTCTGTAACATTGTCGTCTCAATTTAAATCATATTATTGCTTTcgatttttaattttttatgatccTATtcctatacatatatagagAGAAAACACAAGACTTTTAAATTCTCTATGAAGGAGGCGATATTACTACTTAAGCAAGCAGCATGTTGCATGCCCATATCACTAAgcaaattgttttttagtTTCAAATTCTTATACCAATTTGGAACTACgaattgtattatttaattcattaaCTATATTATGTCCATATGCTATATATGggattattttataataaatacattttatggattttttattttctcacaccaacaatataatatgttcTTTTGTttgctatatattttttttgaatgtTTTGCTCACATTGGTGGGGTGaaaaatgtgcatataatttaattatatatgatttaCTTTTGTACAATTAATTcatacataatttattcGTGAGGGAAAGAGAAACATTATAACTTCATATATAGTTAAAATCGTGattgaattatatttttcaaacattatatacattataaaaagaaacCCATTTGTATGtagaaattattttaaataacttttaatatgtttatcccttttttaaataatcctaaaatttgttttattaatatgtataatatgtatatataattggcTATGTACACATATATGCTTGTTTGTCCAgagcatataaatatgtaaggACTACAAAAgattatacttttttacgATAAACCATGGAATACCATTTTTAAGTTAAAAGCTTAAACAGTGTTATGTTGGGAATGTAAAACAATTGTAGTATAGCTTAACAATTTTTgagaaataatttattttttcaattttatttaaaaagtagGAAAATTATGATGTCTTTTTAAGTGTACATACACTACTTGCTATAAAGTTTAGcaataaatttttgaaaaaaaaaaaaaaaaataagacgTAAAAATGGCTAGCTTATTTTGGATTGCACACAAATAATTAAGGTACGATATTAAcctatttaaaaagtattattttataattgttaAACTTTAAGtatgcttattttttagattGATATGGTTTACTACTATTTGCTATTAATCGTAAAATGACAAAAAGtgtcaaaataaattataggcataaaaattgaatatataaattatagcATATGAAATGGGTAAGCATATTTATagttaacattttttaaagtaataaatttttgcACAATTTTatcgaaataaaaaaatggaaaatttcGACATTGGGTTAAGTTctataataattcaaaacaatcaaattattacataactattttataattatttttcaaattaaatacgtataaaaaagtagtaaatttttattattttaaatatgtcaaaataatatttatacatactttaaatataaacaaaatttaagtgtaaaatatatgcaacatataacaaattaaaaagtagAAAATAAACGAAGAACTGCTCACGTAGCCTTCGTGGCGCAATTGGATAGCGCGTTGGACTTCTAATCCAAAGGTTGCGGGTTCGAATCCCGCCGGAGGTATTAtagttttttaaataacaaaaaaataagaagttttaaaatgctaacaattttttggccttgtttaattaaaaatgttataacatgaaatatttacaatttttaaatggtATAAATTTATCGCTTTTCAATTGGGCGgcgaaaaaatattttaattttttttagcaaATTTTATGCATAGTTTATGCATAGtttaatgcatatattttctcaAGTATAAGTTTATTTTGACATTTTTAAAGCATGCAAAATATGCActattatatgtacatacatacaatgatttatttttttatatggttgagaaaaaaaataaaaaaaaaatttacattcCTTCTCGAACGTCATGTGTCATCCTTGCGCAGGGGCCATGCTAATCTTCTCTGTATCGTTCCAATTTTATCAAACGGCATCTCCGTAGAGAGccattaatatattgtaaCTTAAAGTATGCgcatatgtaaaaaaagtcGGAAAATGGTTACCTATATTTTAACCAATAATGCtcaataaatgaaaagtGCATAtgacatattattatatattttttttaattaaacaatattactgaaaaattgtaaaataaaaactgcCATATATTTGGCATAAATTTTAgctaaaatatgtaataattttttttttttaaataagcGGGAAAATAATGCCAACTTTCTTTAAACACGATGAGTATATGGATAGTGTTATATTTGAGtgaagtaaaaaataagattTTATagtacaaaaataaaattggcattattttaatattttctcaAATTTGCAAAATTGCAAAATCGGAAAAATGCTATTAGCTGCGTCCATATTTACGGAAGCACATGCTTTAGCAtgattaacatttttattttttattattatttattcattcaTTTTGTAGTTTATATTACagtttaattaaaaataaaaaaaacaaaaaaggaaaCAATATTTCTCGATATATAGGTgtgcaatatatataaattattcatgtaatcatattaatatttcttaaCTCTTTATAAGTAATAATCGAAATagcataatatttataccaAACTAATGGATTTGTTggtctgttttttttttttttaaagaaattaaaatataacccacattttatatattttttattttcatggTATGGTACCgcatttatcatataatattatatatagtttaCATTCTATATGTGGATGGTCTTGTTGGTgcaaattttcttttaaattctTTTGATAAGGTTGGTAAATGTAAAGCAGGGAATCTTAATCGTTTCTTTAGTAATTGTTTAATATGAGGCCTCTTAGCATGGTGGATACTTATTTCGGATATTCTTATTATACTAATTGATGATGCCCTAGCTCTATGCCTTCCAGCCATTTCTGAATATAATTGAGCAATAGCTCCTTCTTTAGTGGTATCTCTAAATTCTTTGTACATATTATGTGTACCTGTTCTACTGTCATATCTTAATAATACACCATATGTTTTAGCACGTAATGGATTTTTTTCTCTGATCTGTTCGCATGCTAATAATTCTccatttgatttttttagtttatgtatttttttcataaaataccAAAATCGCGATTTTGCATTTGTGTCATTTTTTGCAAAAATGCACATTCTATAAACATTGGGGTTTGGGTCTTTATCTGTTGGCGTTGCTCTTCCAACAACGTGATATTGAAAAATCTGTTAAAGaagtagaaaaaaataaatgtaaatatatatacatatgcataatgCAAAGAGTGAACCATACACTAGCTTGCATAAAAAGGGAAAGAAATGTAGGAAGAAtgaaataatgaaaaatagcatagttttgtaaatacaattttcgtataaaaatgatatactaaatattttttattcttctacttacatttatttttaatgatttATCTTTAATGGTATCCATTTTTGCGGTCAAATTAGTTTACTATAAAGTAAGGgtaggaaaaaataataataaatataattaagcTCTTAATCTATGTAATATAaactatttaattaataaaattttatgacatgaaaaaaaatagagtAGCATATGCagacaatatttatatacaaaaaaaagcatatcatatatatattttttttttccgtattttttagtaatattcaattttttattatattgaattttccaaaaaaaCAAGGAAGGTAAAATAAACTGtcattacatattttatagtcGTATATCAAACTTATgagcatataatatttgagatgaaaatgtaaataaataaaataatgcaaaataataatgtaaaataatatgtaaaataatgtaaGGGTATGTAAATTAggtattgttttattactgttaaaaaaggaaatggCTTTATACTCTCGAATTATGCTATtcgtttatttattttcaataaaaagattattttatttttttttattttttttattttattatttttttaattttttttatttgtttcaatagtgttatatatgtaatataaaCTGGAAACCAaacaaattcaaaaaatttttaaattatacattatttttttttttatgtttgttgttatatatgcatatgtaatATACCAATTctaatgtataaaaaatgactTAGAATATATGggcttatttatttatatatcttatgaagcttttaatttattgtttgtatattattccGAAGAAATAAGGGAATAATTTTGCTgccaatattttataagcaTATGACATATTGTACTTTTCCTTTTTGcactatattatatattatcagtATAAATTAgggtatattataatatacaaattatatggaataatttttttttaatttgggTTTGTGCGTTTAGTAGTTATGCAATAAAAGgggttatatatataccaaTGTAGAtaagcatatttattagtgtatgtttttttttaccccCCAATAAAACgacttaatttttatgctatatataaaaagggaacatgttttattaccaaaaatattaaataaaaaatgggcTAAGCATtagtaatatttatttggatATAATAAGcataatatgtttatttatatataatagctgtttattttatatatttattttttccagtTATTTTACCTTACTACTCCATAGGTAACTATTATTTTGCATATAGCAtataacttttattttcgtgtgcttttatattcaaacattaataaacaattatgtaaaatatattatataatatcccatatgttaaaaaaaatattattatatttatagctAATTTAAGTTAGGATACTTTTATGCATAACTATAActatacaaaatttatttatatttttttatattaaattttttatttcaaaagctatatttaaaataaatattattttatttcataatttataattatgattatatgattatttaaaataatataaatattataaatattatattgattTAAGTAACTTTTATAAAGTTCTTTATTCCTTTATCataaacatttattttatataacaaatagttgataaatatggtaagta
This region of Plasmodium chabaudi chabaudi strain AS genome assembly, chromosome: 13 genomic DNA includes:
- a CDS encoding mitochondrial pyruvate carrier protein 1, putative — encoded protein: MSQIKLLFQNVKKNAFSIMFWAPLANWGFVIAGCNDLKKHPMYVSEKMTSVLVVYSLLFMRYSLAIKPKNYLLFACHATNTLVQSTLLFRKLKYDSENKMMLATN
- a CDS encoding sodium-dependent phosphate transporter, putative, with the translated sequence MIADPSMLWLVIASGVACFFMAFVTGANDIANTFSTSIGSKSLTIKKALLIAFFFEALGASLLGGTVTDSIRSKIINFEAFYNAPEFLMLGMFSALVGASLWLAIATCLGLPVSTTHSIVGALLGFGLSAGHTNSIKWGKIQSIVISWFAAPLLAGSCSAIAFSTMRSLILRKKNSFEIIKKWYWILIFLITLPFSVFLVYQNPIVLNRECTMKQNNQIVYASPCYLQDWSAGHVVYATLISIALSLTLTALASVFIYVVYNQRLKSYEFRKRLFENQDMNDIEKNVKPNTSSLNSVASTETQIPRLRDQANQANNENTISNEQIEVPKAANNNKNNKVAVKNDIAQTEIETFDQDTEIVFATLQIISAILGVVAQSANDTANAIGPFAAVFNTYNSGIEQKIKVQWYILLFGGLSMSLGLSILGYRVIKTVGMKLIKITPSRGFTIELISGLVVLFFSICGIPLSSTHCAVSSVIGLGLVEAKVFDNDKSGNANKDISNGQGNTNVGIKKLLCPFSYLNTSCVNLKLFRTIFLSWIITVSFSASVTAAIFSFAAYTPSYVVTRSPS
- a CDS encoding 60S ribosomal protein L18, putative, producing the protein MDTIKDKSLKINIFQYHVVGRATPTDKDPNPNVYRMCIFAKNDTNAKSRFWYFMKKIHKLKKSNGELLACEQIREKNPLRAKTYGVLLRYDSRTGTHNMYKEFRDTTKEGAIAQLYSEMAGRHRARASSISIIRISEISIHHAKRPHIKQLLKKRLRFPALHLPTLSKEFKRKFAPTRPSTYRM